AATAAATGTGTTGTCATTACATTCTGCTGCCCGCCGCCAGACATAGAAAACAGGGCCCGCAGCCGCTGGGGGAGGCACGGGaactgcagggggggggggctggctgGAATGGTAGGGAATAAATCCCTGTTCAGTATGGGACAACCATACCATgagggacaacatcacatgctgggacaacatcacatgatgggacaacatcacatgatcaatatgagACAGGCTCCATAGAGCTCATGTTCCAGCTGATAGACATATCGAGCTAtattaagaaaacaacgacgCTGTCAACACATTGCCATGACGATGCATATGCAACGTGTCTTTTAttgcccccccacacacagcaGCACGACTGCTTTCtgagacatgtctctctgtctgagcgTCTTCCATCGTGATGCAATTCCTTGGATTTCATGGTATAATAAGGTCTACTTATTAAGTTTAAAGGGAGAGTTTACCAGCGCTGTGCTTTACGTTGGCGTACAACTCAAGTTAGTTTTCAGCTGCACAAAATGTACGTTTCACTGTCATTACGGTAATTATTTTGCAGCACTTTCGAAACAAGAAGACAATCAGCGTGATTACGTCAAATGTCATGGCGGCTCAAACTAATGGAGGATGGGCCACAACAAAAaatcaactttctgattgacgctcaacacgcccaaaacgcccaaaacgctCAAAACGtgacgccgacagatttgcctccctgcagctgagagaagcttccAGTGAAAaggacttccggtaactttagacgtaAAGTCGGCGGCGGTGTGAATATACGATTACGCAATAACCTTTCCAAAAATGTATAGTTAAgcaaacaccccaaaaattccCCCGAAGGTTAAAATCTGAATATAATGGACATGACTACTACCTGTTACCCTGTGTATTCAGtttctgtgttccctttgtctcttgtcagattatcttttgcctttttctgttattttagtTAATAATTTTCTTTCTCTATACTAATTTCCTGTGTATTTTTCCATCAACCTGCGCAGGGAAATACCAATCTGCTAGAACCAACAACGCATGTTCTCTTGTTTTGCAAGATGGATGTtttattgtgcgctgtcccGTGTCAGTTTATGTCtgtgttatggtttgggtgttCTGTCtcgtcttattgtggtagtctgatTTCCTGTCTTCATTTcttctgtcatgtcttgtgattgtgttatttttggtcttgtctcgtatgtgttctgtttcctgttttattgtgatagtcttgtTTTTTGTGCCGtcttgttcagttttttttcctgtcttaGTTGTCCCCTcttgtgattgtctgatgtcttccacctttgtcccagcccttgtgtcccctcttgttacctcgttcCCCTCTGGATCTGGTCTTGGTGTCCcccttgtcagatcattgttaTGTTTTCGTGTGTCATGTCTCCCTTGTGGTCCTTGCTGCCATGTATACCATGTCTCTGGATTTACCTGCTGCTTACCTGTCGGTAAGACTCTTTTACTTCGGattaaatttgtattatttcaAACTGCTGTGTTCTCCTCGCCTTCCTGCCCTTGGGTCCTAACCTTCTTAAACCTGACAATATCCACAAATTCCCCCCACCAACCGTGACAGTCTGGTTCTTTGCTACCTGGATTTTCCTTCGGTCTCAAGTTTCTGGTTTGTTCTACTATTGCTGTTAGATTCCCTGTTTTCTACAATCTGGATTAGTGTTTGCCTGCCTCACTCAGGTCCTCTACATCCCTGAACTGTCACTCAGGACTGCCTTTGTTTTTGGACTTCTCCTGCCTGCCTACGTTCTACTTGTGGGTCTTCTACTTCGCTGAACTGTCACAAACTCTCCTACAACAAACCAGGTACACAGTGGTACTTGTACTGTTGAGTGTGCAGAGAAGACTTGTACTTACGAGATGTCATCGTTGTCAAACTCCAGGACTCCATATGTGTCCTCGAAGTCCTCTCCGCCTCCTTTCGCCGTCCCCTCTGTGGTTTTGTACGGCACCGCCACGACGCCCCGAGCTCCTGCTGTCCGGATTACTTTCACCTCCATCACGCCGACGCTCTCGCTCACCGTCACCACCGGCTCCTCGAAGGTAAAGATCCCCGCGTGGTCGTCGTCGAAGACGGTGACGGTGGCCGTGCACGGCAGTCCTAGACCCGCCAGGGTGTCCACGTGGTTAGCCTCTCGCTCGCCAGAGCCGGCGCCCGCCGACACGACGCGCACGTTGCTGAGGTGAACCAGGAAATGCTCGTCCTCCTCAAAGATGTCATCGTCGATGATGTCGATGCGGATTTCCTTTTCCGTCTCGCCCGGCTTGAAGACAATCGTTCCTTTGGTAAGGCGGTAATCCGATCCGGCGTTTGCGGTGCCGTCTTCAGTCTGGTAATCCACCGAGACCGAGCTCGTCAGGTCTCCGCCCCGGCGCACCACGTTCAGCGCCACGCTGCCGCAGTTCTCCAGACACTGGTAGCTACCGGGGTCAAAGAACACCTTGGAGGAGAAGTCGTTGACCGAAACCTCGGCGCAGATCTCGTGCAGCGCGGCTTTCTTGGCTTCGTCGGCGGCGTGCTTCTTCAAAACATTCCCCGCTCCCGTCATGATCCTGGTCGCCTGACAGCGGTAGAAAGCCCGACTTTTCTGTTGCTGGTTTAAAACTTGGTAGTTGGCAAGCTCCATCAACTGCTCCATGTCTTTCTCGGGATGTTTCTGTTTCAGTTCCTTCAGGAGTCGGGCGACTTCTCGGCGAGCCTCGTCGTCGTCCGGCTCCTCGACGTCGCGGGCGTTGAGCGTTCTCCCGTCCATTTCGACGTTGACTTTCGAGGGAATCTCCGGCTCTCCCTCCGTTTCAATGATCATCCCTTTCTGCTTCCCCGCTCTGTAGCGCTTGTACATGTACTTGTAGAAGAGGAGTCTGCGATCGGCCACGTAAGCTAACCCGACACAAATGGGGAAGAAGAAGAGCGTGAGCAGGCCCTCCCATATCTCGACAATGCCGGGGGAAATAACGGCGAGGATCAGGTAGAGCCACGTGTACGCAAACACGCTCCACGTGGCGGTGACGAAGAACACCCGCAGGTGCTTCACCTTCCTCGTCTCGCCGTCGGGAATGACCGACACGCAGAGCCCGATGATGACAAACATGTTGAAGGCAGCGCTTCCCACGATGGTGTTTGGGCCGAGCTCGCCGGCTTCGAAGCCGTGGCCGCAAACCTCCACGACGGACAGCAGGATCTCGGGCGCGGAGGAGCCGAGCGCCATCAGCGTCAGGTTGGACACGGTCTCGTTCCAGATGCGAACCGTCGTGGTGATCTTCTCGCCGTTGGGCTTTGTGATGGTGATCTGTCTCTCCTGGGAAGTGATGACCTCGATGGACGACATGAAGCGGTCCGCAATGATGGAGACGCCCAGGAACATGTACGCCAGTCCCACAAAGTATATGATGGCTCTGGCGACGCGGTCGGGGAAGGGCGGGTTTTCCGGCTCCCATACCGGCAGGATGACGCCGTCTATGCAGCCGGCGTTTTCCCCGCCGCATTTGGAGTGGTTTCTGAGCGTGTTGTTGGACGTGAGCGCCGGAGCTGAGCCTCCCGCGGCGGAACAGGGAAGCTCCGTTGAGATGATGGACCAAAGGAAAAGCAGATGAAGGGGGGGGAGCAGCGACGATGTCCTGGCTCGGCTCATGGTGAGATCCCTTAAACCTGcagcacagaagaagaagaagacttcAGATTTCTGTCGGCTCATTCAAGTCAAGGTTGGATAGAAGGGAGGTACGCAAAAATCATCTAATCCAATCTCCTTTGGCATCATATTTACTACTCTCTACcgctgtctctctactgttgtctctctaccgctgtctctctactgatgtctctctactgatgtctctctactgttgtctctctactgatgtctctctactgatgtctctctactgatgtctctctacatactactctctaccgctgtctctctactgttgtctctctaccgctgtctctctactgatgtctctctactgatgtctctctactgatgtctctctacatactactctctactgatgtctctctacatgCTACTCTCTATGATGTCtcttactgttgtctctctactgatgtctcttactgttgtctctctactgttgtctctctacgtTGTCTTCTACcgctgtctctctactgatgtctctcacatactactctctactgatgtctctctactgttgtctctctactgttgtctctctaccgctgtctctctactgatgtctctctactgatgtctctctacatactactctctactgatgtctctctactgatgtctctctacatactactctctactgatgtctctctacatactactctctactgttgtctctctactgatgtctttctacatactactctctactgatgtctctctactgatgtctctctactgatgtctctctacatactactctctactgatgtctctctactgttgtctctctactgatgtctctctactgatgtctctctacatactactctctactgatgtctctctactgttgtctctctactgttgtctctctactgatgtctctctactgatgtctctctactgctgtctctctacatactactctctactgttgtctctctactgttgtctctctactgatgtctctctacatactactgtctactgatgtctctctactgttgtctctctacatactactctctactgatgtctctctacatactactctctactgttgtctctctacatactactctacatactactctttagtgttttttaacCCTAAACTAGTAGTCTTGGTTTAGCCTCCCCATTAAATCCACATTCCTGTAAAACATCAGACGTTGACCCAACGTGGGAAGCAGATGGTTTGAAATCTGCCTCCATCCCGGAGATGGAAAGAGTACACACATGTACTACTAAAGGTAAAGTACCATGACTTGATTAAGTTAAGTACATATAACCTAATTAATTACCCAACGATCAGTGTACCCACAGTCCTCGGGGATGGGATTTGATGAAGGCAAGACGCTGCTTCTCATTTCAGATTGGTGACAGAAACAAAACCACTTCagagacatttctaaaacatCAACACTTCAACCAAgaagtacttaagtaaaaaaaaaatcccaaaatctGCTACTATTACAAGTAATATCCAAAAAACAGGTCAATCACAGTACCGTGAGTTATTGTCATTTGTCACTTTCCCCCTCTGCTCGATACAGATATACGTAAATACTTTGTTATTGTAGTCAATCCTCATGTATCTGTACTTTGCTTtgttatttacatttgtgaaaaactTTTAATCCACTACATTTCCAGATAAGatgtgtacttttactgcaaTACATTTCTGCAGAAAGTCTGCAGCAAAGTCCGCGGAATATCtgcaaaaaaactgcaaaaaatatgacatttaGCAAAATTCTGACTTTGCGGACACCTGTGTCCCTTGATATTAAATTTAAAGCTTTACCAATTTATCCACAAATTAATTTTTCATTTCAGTGACGATCAATCTTCTCAGTTACAGAATgtttacagacaaaaaaacattagtttACTATAACATCCCCATATACTGCCAtacttatatatttataaatatactgtatatatatatatatatatatatatatatatatatatatatatatacagtatatctatgaGAGTGTTCTCTCCAGCAGAAGAAGAACCGACCTACCTCCGTCTCAGTGTCACACGCTCCAGAAACGAGAGAAGAGTTCAGACTCAGAGGAAGAATAAATGTCAGAAGAAGAGACGAGAAGCAGCAACAGCAGAGATCCTCACATCATCaactcctctctcccttcctctcctcctctctctccctccctctatctctctctttgtcttcctctgtctccttttgtctctctctccctctttctttctccctctatctttctctctgtgcGCTGCACATTgcgtttgtatttttatttttaaacactatTAAAACACAGTTCAGCTGCATTCTTcctgcccccctctctctctccctatctctctctctctctctctccctctccctctctctctctctctctttctctctctctctctctctccctgtctctctcccccccccctctctctctgtataggacctgagcatgtgtgtagttcaggcctgtgtgtaatgtgtgttataacaacagagtgtaaagtgtaatttgtcttgtgggattaataaagtatacattgttattatattattaaatgcTCCACCTCTGGGTGGATGACCTCTCCTGTGGTGCTGCGGCAGCGCTGCGTCCGATAAGCgctctatatttatatatttatatttaacgtTGTAATCGTGGGAGCGGCGTCTTATCGCTGCTCGGCCGCCGGCCGCGGCATACAAGGCCCTGCAGGGCCCAGGGCCcccagcagcccccccccccccccgacaccTGGACCAGATAAGGCTCTGCAGGGCCCGGGGCCCCCAGCAGCTCCCCCCCGACACCTGGACCAGATAAGCTGAAGGGGACGCAGGAGGGCCACAACAGCCAGGAATGCTGGGATaagtgtccacacacacacacgtatacacacacacccacacacacacaacacacacacacacaacacacatatacacacacacatatatacacatacacacacatatacacacacacacaaacacacacacacacacacacacaacacacacacacacacacacacaccacacacaccacacacacacacacacacacacatatacacacacacacgcacacatacacagtgagtataataagtatttaacacgctgctattttgcaagttctcccacttagaaatcatggagggtctgaaattgtcctcgtaggtgcatgtccactgtgagagacatcaCCTAAAGAAAACATATCATACAAATACATAGTTAAAAATCATatattgtgatttctggatgtttttttagattatgtctctcccagtggacatgtctctcacagtggacatgctctcacagtggacatgcacctacgaggacatcagaccctccatgatctctaagtgggagaacttgcaaataCCAGAGTGTTAATACTTATTTCCTcactgtacatatacacaccacaacacacacacatacacacacatatatacacacacacacacacacacacacaacacacacacatatgtacacatacacattcacatacacaaacccacacacacataaatatatacatacacacacacaaacacacgtatattaatatacacacacacaaacaatatatatatcaatatacaccacacacacacatatatatacacacacacacacacatccacacacacacacacacacaacacacacacacacatatgtacacatacacatacacacacacacacaaacacacgtatattaatatacacaaacacacaaacacatatatataaatatacacacacacacatacacagtgacacacatactgtatacacacacacatagagagagagagcgagagaaacacacaaggcaaggcagctttatctgtagagcacatttcagcaacagggcgattcaaagtgctttacacaaaatcagttaaacagataaaacacaagtataaacagttaaaaatcataagcatagacagttaaaaacaaaatagaaacataaaacacaagaataaaagttacagtgcagcataagaaatttaaagataaaacataTGAATGGACAgtctaaaaaaaatatcaatgatatttttacttttagcttttatctggcccctggcagcagattttgagagatgagcattcatttaaagaaaggcagcatcagaaagaaaggtcttcagccttgaattaaaagaactgagagtagcagcggatctgcaggtttctgggagtttattccagttaagtgatttataaactagcaaaagtactttgaaatcaattctttcaGACACatgaagccagtgtaaagacttcagaactggagtgatgtgatccagtctcttggtcttagtgaggactggagtgatgtgatccagtctcttggtcttagtgaggactggagtgatgtgatccagtctcttggtcttagtgaggactggagtgatgtgatccagtctcttggtcttagtgaggactggagtgatgtgatccagtctcttggtcttagtgaggactggagtgatgtgatccagtctcctggtcttagtgaggactggagggatgtgatccagtctcttggtcttagtgaggactcgagcagcagcgttctgaatcagctgcagctgtctgattgattttttagggagacctgtaaagaccccgttacagtagtcaagtctactgaagataaaggcatggcaagtttttccaaatcctgttgacacataagtcctttaacccttgatatgttcttaaggtgatagtaggctgactttgtaattgtcttaatgtggctgttaaagttcaggtctgagccatgactacaccaagatttctggctttgtctgttgtttttaaattgttgtttgaagctgagcgcagacttttaatcgttcctcttttgctccaaaaacaaccacctcagtttttccttcatttaatctcagaaagttctggcacatccagtcgttaatttgttcgatgcacttagtcagtttttgtattggactatagtccctggcgataaggttatgtaaattgtgtgtcgtccgcataactatggtaacttattgttgttctccataatctgggccagtgggagcatgtagatgttaaacagaagaggccccagaatggagccttggggaactccgcacgtcatatttctATGCTCAGATGTAtgattacctattgacacaaagtaatccctattctgtaagtaggattcaaaccagtttagtactgagccagaaagtcctacccagttttccaatcggtctagtagtatgtcatggtcgaccgtgtcaaatgcagcactgagatctagtaatactaagactgagatctagtaatactaagactgagatctagtaatactaagactgagatctagtaatactaagactgagatctagtaatactaagactgagatctagtaatactaagactgagatcAAGTAAAACAAAGACTGagattttgccactatctgtgttaaggtggatgtcattaaaaactttgacgagagccgtctcagtgctgtggggggggtcggaaacccgactgaaaggtatcaaaactgttgtttagtgacaggaaatggctaagttgtagaaaaaacgctttttcaatgattttacttaaaaacggaaggtttgatattggcctatagctgctcattagtgacttgtctaggttgttcttttttaagagaggcttgattactgcagttttcagggcctgtggtaAGATACCTGACAGAAGAGACaagttcacaatctgtagaagatcagaagccaaacaacatttttgaaaacaccagttggtagaatatcaaggcaacaggaggaggttttcagatgttgtataatgtcctccaggttttcatggttgattatatgaaattctgtcatattggaaatagttttgcttgaacactgtgacaacacatatcctgaacttgatatggaggcactgactgtttgtctaatcttctgaattttgtctttgaagaaggaggcaaagtcattgcaggccttggtagataacagttcagatgctactggtcctggagggtttgttaatctAAGTCCAGATGCTACTGGtcctggagggtttgttaacctaagTCCAGATGCTACTGGtcctggagggtttgttaacctaagtccagatgctactggtactggagggtttgttaacctaagTCCAGATGCTACTGGtcctggagggtttgttaacctaagTCCAGATGCTACTGGtcctggagggtttgttaacctaagtccagatgctactggtactggagggtttgttaacctaagtccagatgctactggtactggagggtttgttaacctaagtccagatgctactggtactggagggtttgttaatctatcgacagtagcaaacaaagcacgtgcattcttattgtttctagagataatatcagagaagaaggaccttcttgcattcctcagttccaaattataaatgcgaagtctctctttataggtgttataatggaccaggagatttgttttttgccaccttcgttcagctttcctacactctggatgctaaatttgctaagtttgcagttaagtgcttattcaccattcttttcctattacctatcacaacataaattgaggaagaattgaggtgaggtctggtgactgggggggccattttagtccaGGTTGAGATCTAGTGACtgggggggccattttagtccaggttgagatctggtgactgggggggccattttagtccaggttgagatctggtgactggggggggcattttagtccaggttgagatctggtgactggggggggcattttagaacaggttgagatctggtgactggtgggggccattttagattctcacacacacacacacacgcacaccttcTGTTTCTTTGGTCCCATCCGTCCTGTCAGGAGACGAG
The Etheostoma spectabile isolate EspeVRDwgs_2016 unplaced genomic scaffold, UIUC_Espe_1.0 scaffold00006856, whole genome shotgun sequence DNA segment above includes these coding regions:
- the LOC116678284 gene encoding sodium/calcium exchanger 1; this translates as MSRARTSSLLPPLHLLFLWSIISTELPCSAAGGSAPALTSNNTLRNHSKCGGENAGCIDGVILPVWEPENPPFPDRVARAIIYFVGLAYMFLGVSIIADRFMSSIEVITSQERQITITKPNGEKITTTVRIWNETVSNLTLMALGSSAPEILLSVVEVCGHGFEAGELGPNTIVGSAAFNMFVIIGLCVSVIPDGETRKVKHLRVFFVTATWSVFAYTWLYLILAVISPGIVEIWEGLLTLFFFPICVGLAYVADRRLLFYKYMYKRYRAGKQKGMIIETEGEPEIPSKVNVEMDGRTLNARDVEEPDDDEARREVARLLKELKQKHPEKDMEQLMELANYQVLNQQQKSRAFYRCQATRIMTGAGNVLKKHAADEAKKAALHEICAEVSVNDFSSKVFFDPGSYQCLENCGSVALNVVRRGGDLTSSVSVDYQTEDGTANAGSDYRLTKGTIVFKPGETEKEIRIDIIDDDIFEEDEHFLVHLSNVRVVSAGAGSGEREANHVDTLAGLGLPCTATVTVFDDDHAGIFTFEEPVVTVSESVGVMEVKVIRTAGARGVVAVPYKTTEGTAKGGGEDFEDTYGVLEFDNDDIS